In Methylobacterium sp. WL1, the sequence GCAGAGCCCGAGGCGCGGTCCTTAGATCGAGCGCCGCTCAAGCAGAAAGGCCTCGTCCCGCGGGATTGCACCCGGGGTTTTGCGGCGATGTCGCTTCTGCGCTTGATCTTCGTCTACGAGCAGGAAATTCAGCCGGACCCGTTACTCGAGCCCCTATTCTGCCAAGCCCCGTAACCGTCCACAGAAACGGCTCTTGCTCACTTTGCGTGGATCAGGTGGCGAGGACCATACGGCGCTGTAGGAGATCGAGACCCGCTCGACCGTAGCTTTGGCGCTTGATCAGCTTAAGCCGGTTGATCTGGCCTTCGGCCTGGCCACTGCTCCAGGGCTCGGTCAGGGCCGCCCTGACCGCGGCAGCGTCACCGTTCAGTCCCGCAGCGAAGGTGGCGATGGCAAGTGCGCCGGAAGCCTTGGCCTCTGTGATTCAAGGGTTGAGATCCGCGGCGGCACCCCGCGGCTTGCAGATGCCGCACTTCGTTGTAGATGGCCCGCCATCGCGTCCGGCTCAGCGGCGGAACGTCCGCTTCGGGACGGAAAGCCAAGGTCCGGTTGCCACCCCGAGCCGAAATTGCCGGAGGGCTTACGAACGGCCGCTTTCGGGAAGCGCCAACGGCGTCTCAGGCGGCTGGGTTGGGTCGGTAGCAGGCCGTCGGCTTTTACGGCCGGCCTTCACTGAAGCGGTCATTCTGCTTTCGGCAACCTTCGGTCATTCTGGTTCGATCAGACCTCCAGCAAGCGGACCTTCTGAAGGTCTGAGAAGGGTCACGAGCTTCCGTTCGCAGTGGACAACGGCGCGAAGTTTCGGACCGTTTCAGCCCAACCGTAGCTTCGACTTGACTGTCGAAGCGAACGGAGCGTGTGTGGTCTCCAGCCCGACGCACGGAAACTGGCTAATCATTATGACAAGCCTGAGCGTATCTCATAGAATCGACGCGTTGATCGCAATACTAAGCGACGTTGGCGCGGTCACCAAGACTGTACTTGTATGGATTAGCAAGAGTCTGGAAGTAGCGGAGTGGCAACGCGACGGCTGACGCATTCCTCTTTTCACTAGGTTGTCATTCCGACCATCCACGCTTTGCCCCGCCGGCCGGCCTTGCGCCGCCCGCGGGGTCGGGGTCGTGGCCTGACCTGCCCCCGACGGAGACCCCGACCCATGACCACCATTTCGCTCACCCGCACCGAGACCAGCATCCTGCAGACCGCCGCATGCGAGGGCCGCCTACGCTTCGCACCAGAGATGAAACCGGCCAGTCGCAAACGGCTCATTGGCCGTCTCCTACGCGACGACCTCATTACCCCATCGGATGCGCCGGACGGACAGCATCGCCTGACGCCCACGGGCTACCTGGCAATTGGCCTCACCCCGCCCGCCCGGACCAACACAGCGTGCCGCCCGAACAAGAAGGTGCTGGTGCTGACGCTGCTGACGAGAGACAACGGAGCTACGCTCGCTGAGCTCATCGCGGCGACGGGCTGGCTCCCGCACACGACGCGCGCGGCCCTCTCGGATCCGGTCCGGGGACAGCCGCTGGCGAAGGCAGCGCGGCCAGACGCGACGACGGCCTACCGCATCCTTCCACCCTCGCCCGCCGCTCGCACTCGCTCGCGGCGCAAGCGGGAGACGCTGACGCGGGGCGCTGAGGCTGAGCCGCAGGCTGGCATGCCGATTCCGGCCGTCGCCTGATGGCGCGGACCCAGCCCATTTTGGGGAGCGAGGCGGACCACGTGTCCGCCTTTGCTCGACGCGCTCGCCGGGATGGACGCGGCGGCACTGGAACGGCGCTGGCGCCAGGTCTTCGGCGCAGCCCCGCCTCCCGGCCTCCCGCCGGCCCTGCGCGCGCGGGTGATCGCCTACCGCCTGCAGGCTCTGGCCTATGGTGACCTCGATCGCGATACCGCGCGGGCGCTCGAGCGGCTCGCACAGGCACGGGGCCCAAGAGGCCAGAGCGGGGACGATATGCCGATCCGCGTGTCGGTGCCGGTGCCGGACCGACGCGGGCACACACCCGGCGTGACGCTCTCGCGGGAATGGGCCGGTGTGATGCACACCGTGCACGTGTTGGACGCGGGCTACGCCTGGAACGGGGCGACCTATGACAGCCTGTCCCGCGTGGCGCAGGCTATCACCGGCACCAAGTGGAACGGCCCCGCTTCTTCGGCCTGCGCGCCAAGACCACTGGCGGTGGGGAGATCGGTGTGGGGAGGGTTGAGGCATGAGTGCCCGGTCGTCCAAACCACGACAGGCACCGCCCCCCGGCACACGGCCGACGCTGCGCTGCGCGATCTACACCCGGGTCTCGACCGAGCACGGGCTCGATCAGGAGTTCAACTCCCTCGACAACCAGCGTGAAGCCGCCGAAGCCTACATCCGCTCCCAGGCGCACGAGGGCTGGCGCCTGCTACCCGGCCGCTACGACGACGGCGGCTTCTCCGGCGGATCGCTCGAACGCCCCGCCCTGCAACGGCTGCTCGCCGAGGTGCAGGCCCGGCGCGTCGACGTGATCGTCGTGTACAAGGTCGACCGGCTCACCCGGGCCCTGTCCGACTTCGCCAAGTTGGTCGAGCTGTTCGACGGGCACGGCGTCTCGTTCGTGTCGGTGACCCAGGCGTTCAACACCACCACCAGCATGGGCCGGCTTACGCTCAACGTGCTGCTGTCGTTCGCCCAGTTCGAGCGTGAGGTCACCGGCGAACGCATCCGCGACAAGATCGCCGCGAGCAAGCGCAAGGGGATCTGGATGGGCGGCGTCGTCCCACTTGGCTACCGGGTCGAGGACCGCGCCCTGCACGTCGTCGAGGAACATGCCGCCCTCGTGCGGGCGATCTTCGCGGGCTACCTCGCGCACGGCACGGTGGCGGCGCTCAAGCAGGATCTCGACGAGCAGGGCATCACCCTGCCGGCCCGCCGCGACGGGGCTGGGCGAGACCGGTGGGGTCCGTTCTCGCGCGGGCATCTGTACAAGCTGCTCGGCAATCCGCTCTACATCGGTCAGCTTCGGCACAAGGGTCAGGTCCATGAAGGCCAGCATGCCGCGATCGTGGACGGGGTGACGTGGCAGGCGGTGCAGGAACGGCTCACCACCAACCACCATCAGCATCACCGCGGGCGATCTGAGAGCGTGCACCTCCTCACCGGGCGCCTACGCGATGTGGCAGGTGAGCCGATGGTGCCGAGCCATGCCCAGAAGGGTTCACTGCGTTACCGCTACTACGTCGCCCGTGAGGTCGGGCTGGATGGCAAGCGGCTGCGCTTGCCTGCCGGGCCGATCGAGGCGGTGGTCGTGGCTGGTCTACGGAGCATCGCTGCACCGAGCCCGGTACCGCTCGAAGACGCTGCCGTGGTCGCTGCCGAACTCGAGACGGTGACGGTGCATGCCGATCACCTCGTGCTGCAGCTCACCGGCGACCGCCCTCCCTTGTCGCTGCCCTTCGCGCATCAGCTGCAGCGCCGCCGCAGGGCGATCGTCGTACCGCCGGGGCGCGAGGGCGATCGGCTGCGGGCGATGAAGGCGGAGGATCGCACCCGCATGCTCGTAGGCATCGCCGCGGGCCGGACCTGGATGGGGATCTCGTGGGTGGGCGAAGCACGAGCATCGAGGCGATCGCCAGGGCCGAGCAGGTCAGCGAGCGCTCGGTGCGCATGACGCTGTCCTCGCCCTACTCTCCCCTCGCATCGTGCAGGTGATCGTCGAGGCGCGGCTGCCCCGGGGCATCGGCCTGCGTCATCTCTACGAGCTGCCCCCCGCTTGGAATGCACAGGAACGCATCCTTGGCTTGTGATAACTGAGCGTCCCGCCTGTGCTCCCCACGGCTGACGTCATCGCCTCCGGAAGCGATCAGGCGAATAGGCGCACCGCCATCCCGATCACCACCGCGGCTCCCAAGCAGCGCCGCCACGGGTTGACCCCGCGCAGCAACTCATCGCCCGCCCAGACCGCAAGGGCGATCCTCGATGCGAGATCCGCCCACCGCCCGACAGCGGTATCCTCCCCCGCGATCCAAGCGACGGACAGCATCAGACCGAAAAGCCACAGCGGCGTGTTCGGCCACTGGCCGATCACGATGCGCCCGCTGGTGCGGTCGCGGAAGAACCAATCGAGGACCGCGGGTAGCATCGCAGGAAACGGGAATGAGGCCTGTGGAGACCGGGGGCCGAAGGGCCGGTGATCCG encodes:
- a CDS encoding DUF3489 domain-containing protein yields the protein MTTISLTRTETSILQTAACEGRLRFAPEMKPASRKRLIGRLLRDDLITPSDAPDGQHRLTPTGYLAIGLTPPARTNTACRPNKKVLVLTLLTRDNGATLAELIAATGWLPHTTRAALSDPVRGQPLAKAARPDATTAYRILPPSPAARTRSRRKRETLTRGAEAEPQAGMPIPAVA
- a CDS encoding recombinase family protein; translated protein: MSARSSKPRQAPPPGTRPTLRCAIYTRVSTEHGLDQEFNSLDNQREAAEAYIRSQAHEGWRLLPGRYDDGGFSGGSLERPALQRLLAEVQARRVDVIVVYKVDRLTRALSDFAKLVELFDGHGVSFVSVTQAFNTTTSMGRLTLNVLLSFAQFEREVTGERIRDKIAASKRKGIWMGGVVPLGYRVEDRALHVVEEHAALVRAIFAGYLAHGTVAALKQDLDEQGITLPARRDGAGRDRWGPFSRGHLYKLLGNPLYIGQLRHKGQVHEGQHAAIVDGVTWQAVQERLTTNHHQHHRGRSESVHLLTGRLRDVAGEPMVPSHAQKGSLRYRYYVAREVGLDGKRLRLPAGPIEAVVVAGLRSIAAPSPVPLEDAAVVAAELETVTVHADHLVLQLTGDRPPLSLPFAHQLQRRRRAIVVPPGREGDRLRAMKAEDRTRMLVGIAAGRTWMGISWVGEARASRRSPGPSRSASARCA